The Mammaliicoccus sciuri genome window below encodes:
- a CDS encoding competence protein ComK produces MTLINPNMTLLKYADDSAHRFQIEYLDQSTIYTNHSISYLINDALKIEGASLKSRERYAKYVLNISKLLPILIYATEDFVLFPTSAKSNYNYMLINSKHIVHIDAYKHYTKLLLINQHTKVIYHEYPIISRKLGESLRLIQFQKHHLNRQDLPSNI; encoded by the coding sequence ATGACTTTGATCAACCCTAATATGACATTACTGAAATACGCTGATGATTCAGCTCATAGATTCCAAATCGAATATTTAGATCAATCAACCATTTATACCAACCACTCTATCTCCTATCTTATTAACGATGCATTGAAAATTGAAGGTGCTAGTTTAAAATCAAGAGAACGTTACGCCAAATATGTCTTAAATATTTCTAAGCTGCTTCCCATTCTTATCTATGCCACTGAAGATTTCGTATTATTTCCAACAAGTGCTAAATCTAACTACAATTATATGCTGATTAACAGTAAACACATTGTTCATATAGACGCATACAAACATTACACTAAATTGTTATTAATTAATCAGCATACGAAAGTCATCTATCATGAATATCCTATCATCAGTAGGAAACTCGGTGAATCATTAAGACTCATTCAGTTTCAAAAGCATCATCTTAACAGACAGGATCTACCCTCAAATATATAA
- a CDS encoding DUF5996 family protein, translated as MSLLYFDEWRDTRATIRYIVQIMGKCCLAVNTPEPLYKHVMLTVNQVGLSTGVLKKDNHTFEINLDLIDQLLIVKIDDKEESMIVKSGRTIQEYYHFIFDTLHDNGIDITINTKPYNIPYEKTLDEDDKERIFNPKTAYHALRLMQQAQYDHYQFLHSRNIKDVKTGLFWDKFDVTSIFYVEGNDEYTVSLCYYFGDKYRESPYYIIKINPFKQDKINLKQVEPSYAEYNGKDGSFLIYEEDLESIIRRDEVLLTFFNSAYQALLSGVSSKLI; from the coding sequence ATGAGCTTGTTATATTTTGATGAATGGCGTGATACACGTGCAACAATAAGATATATTGTTCAAATTATGGGGAAATGTTGTTTAGCTGTGAATACACCTGAACCGTTATATAAGCACGTCATGTTAACTGTCAATCAAGTTGGGCTATCTACAGGCGTATTAAAAAAGGACAATCATACATTTGAAATTAACTTAGATTTAATCGATCAGTTATTAATCGTTAAAATAGATGACAAAGAAGAATCTATGATCGTCAAATCTGGACGTACAATTCAAGAATATTATCACTTTATATTTGATACATTGCATGATAACGGCATTGATATCACTATCAATACGAAGCCATATAATATTCCATATGAAAAAACGTTAGATGAAGATGATAAAGAACGAATCTTCAATCCAAAGACTGCATATCATGCACTAAGATTAATGCAGCAAGCTCAATATGATCATTATCAATTTTTACATTCAAGAAATATTAAAGATGTCAAAACAGGTTTGTTTTGGGATAAATTTGATGTAACATCTATTTTTTATGTAGAAGGTAATGATGAATATACCGTATCACTTTGTTATTACTTTGGAGATAAATATAGAGAGTCTCCTTATTATATTATTAAGATTAATCCTTTTAAGCAAGATAAAATCAACTTGAAACAAGTAGAACCATCATATGCTGAATATAATGGTAAAGATGGAAGCTTTTTAATCTATGAAGAAGATTTAGAAAGTATCATTAGAAGAGATGAAGTATTGCTGACATTCTTTAATAGTGCATACCAAGCATTGCTATCAGGCGTAAGTAGTAAGTTAATATAG
- a CDS encoding helix-turn-helix domain-containing protein — MFKFNINFISHENKWIYHNEDASIIYVTNGYINIFYHTSNYLMTLNKGFLCIVPFDEYSFIYAVNGQICILNINKLMVYTLASNIYEYFLLKNFYPIIQSFKFDKVCDHLNTLINLAPYHKEQFTTTVSTNIITLLDDIKPPPYSENPTNATYVSHSHHNYYRSRHLFEATVALIFNTHQTISDIALEYGFYDQAHFTKVFKNHRNMTPLHFRKRYHVYSHYK; from the coding sequence ATGTTTAAGTTTAATATCAACTTTATTTCACATGAAAATAAATGGATATACCATAATGAAGACGCATCAATCATATATGTCACAAATGGTTATATTAATATTTTTTATCATACATCGAATTATTTGATGACATTGAATAAAGGATTTTTGTGCATTGTACCTTTTGATGAATATAGTTTTATTTATGCAGTTAATGGACAAATATGTATACTTAATATTAATAAATTAATGGTATATACATTAGCTTCAAATATTTATGAATACTTCTTACTCAAAAATTTCTATCCCATTATTCAATCTTTCAAATTCGATAAAGTATGTGATCATTTAAATACACTTATCAATCTTGCACCTTATCATAAAGAACAATTTACGACGACCGTTTCTACGAATATCATTACGTTATTAGATGATATTAAACCGCCACCCTATTCTGAAAATCCTACTAACGCTACCTATGTAAGTCATTCCCACCATAATTATTATAGAAGCCGCCATTTGTTTGAAGCTACAGTGGCACTTATCTTCAATACACATCAAACTATTTCAGATATAGCGTTAGAATATGGCTTTTATGACCAAGCTCATTTTACAAAAGTCTTTAAAAATCACCGAAACATGACGCCGCTTCATTTTAGAAAAAGATATCATGTATATTCACATTACAAATAG